From one Streptomyces sp. R41 genomic stretch:
- a CDS encoding TIGR03842 family LLM class F420-dependent oxidoreductase, giving the protein MDFGLVLQTDPPASRVIELMKRAEGNGFTYGWTFDSAVLWQEPFVIYSQILANTEKLTVGPMVTNPGTRTWEVTASTFATLNDMYGNRTVCGIGRGDSAMRVAGRKPNTLARISEAMKVIRALGRGDEADLGGTVIKFPWVKPGAELPVWMAAYGPKALKMTGEEADGFILQLADLYLTEYMVKAVKNAAAEAGRDPSDVKICVAAPAYITEDDSPEALAHAREQCRWFGGMVGNHVADLVSKYGEHSAAVPDELTDYIKAREGYDYSHHGRADNPDTAFVPDEIVDRFCLIGTAERHIEKLDALRELGVDQFAVYDMHDAQEATIDAYGSTVIPAING; this is encoded by the coding sequence ATGGACTTCGGACTCGTGTTGCAGACCGACCCCCCTGCCTCCCGCGTCATCGAGCTGATGAAGCGGGCCGAGGGCAACGGCTTCACCTACGGCTGGACCTTCGACTCCGCCGTGCTGTGGCAGGAACCCTTTGTGATCTACAGTCAGATCCTCGCGAACACGGAGAAGCTGACGGTCGGCCCGATGGTCACCAACCCGGGCACCCGCACCTGGGAGGTCACCGCCTCCACCTTCGCGACGCTCAACGACATGTACGGCAACCGCACGGTGTGCGGCATCGGCCGCGGCGACTCGGCGATGCGCGTCGCCGGACGCAAGCCCAACACGCTCGCCCGCATCAGCGAGGCGATGAAGGTGATCCGGGCACTCGGGCGCGGCGACGAGGCCGACCTCGGCGGCACCGTCATCAAGTTCCCGTGGGTCAAGCCCGGCGCCGAACTCCCGGTCTGGATGGCCGCGTACGGCCCGAAGGCACTGAAAATGACCGGTGAGGAGGCCGACGGCTTCATCCTGCAGCTCGCGGATCTGTACCTGACCGAGTACATGGTCAAGGCCGTGAAGAACGCCGCCGCCGAGGCCGGACGCGACCCCTCCGACGTCAAGATCTGCGTCGCCGCACCCGCGTACATCACCGAGGACGACTCGCCGGAGGCGCTCGCCCACGCACGTGAGCAGTGCCGCTGGTTCGGCGGCATGGTCGGCAACCACGTCGCCGACCTCGTCTCCAAGTACGGCGAGCACTCCGCCGCCGTACCCGACGAACTCACCGACTACATCAAGGCCCGCGAGGGCTACGACTACTCCCACCACGGACGCGCCGACAACCCCGACACCGCGTTCGTGCCCGACGAGATCGTCGACCGGTTCTGCCTGATCGGCACGGCCGAGCGGCACATCGAGAAGCTCGACGCGCTGCGCGAGCTCGGCGTCGACCAGTTCGCGGTGTACGACATGCACGACGCGCAGGAGGCCACCATCGACGCGTACGGGTCGACGGTCATCCCGGCCATCAACGGCTGA
- a CDS encoding NCS1 family nucleobase:cation symporter-1 encodes MTETVPPDSPPAAQVTLADGRVEIAPDAPAPSGPYANEDLLPVPVEKRTWTTYNFSALWVGMAHNTASWTLASGLIAVGMDWKQAVFTIALANLIVLVPMLLTGHAGPKYGIPFPVFARASFGVRGANLPAVVRALVACGWFGIQTWIGGEAIYFLAGKLFGDSWANASEVGGYAWTMWLSFAIFWVLQVAIIYRGMETIRRFENWAAPFVLIGAGVMLWWMSSKAGGFGPLLDQPSKLGWGGEFWKLFWPSLMGMIGFWSTLSLNIPDFTRYGKSQKAQTWGQALGLPTTMTLFAFLSVMVTSGSQAVYGKAIWDPVQLAAKTDNVAGILFALVTVLVATLSVNIAANLVSPAFDFSNIAPRKINFRAGALATCVLGVLIFPWKLYSDPQGYIFTWLGLVGGLLGTVAGILIADYWILRRTKLDLADLYRTGGRYWYDGGWNWRAVVAFVTGGVLAIGGADFHPLIDGRPIPALESLADYGWAVGLGTSMVLYVVLMLLRGKEKATV; translated from the coding sequence ATGACCGAGACCGTCCCCCCGGACAGCCCGCCCGCCGCTCAAGTCACGCTCGCCGACGGGCGGGTGGAGATCGCGCCCGACGCCCCGGCGCCGAGCGGCCCCTACGCCAACGAGGACCTGCTGCCGGTCCCGGTCGAGAAGCGCACCTGGACCACGTACAACTTCTCCGCGCTGTGGGTCGGCATGGCCCACAACACCGCTTCCTGGACGCTGGCCTCCGGTCTGATAGCCGTCGGCATGGACTGGAAGCAGGCCGTCTTCACCATCGCGCTGGCGAACCTGATCGTGCTGGTCCCGATGCTGCTCACCGGGCACGCCGGACCCAAGTACGGCATACCGTTCCCGGTCTTCGCGCGCGCCTCCTTCGGTGTCCGCGGCGCCAACCTGCCCGCCGTCGTACGGGCGTTGGTGGCCTGTGGCTGGTTCGGCATCCAGACCTGGATCGGCGGCGAGGCGATCTACTTCCTCGCCGGGAAGCTCTTCGGCGACAGCTGGGCGAACGCCTCCGAGGTCGGCGGCTACGCCTGGACCATGTGGCTGTCCTTCGCGATCTTCTGGGTGCTCCAGGTCGCCATCATCTACCGGGGCATGGAGACGATCCGCCGCTTCGAGAACTGGGCGGCGCCCTTCGTGCTCATCGGCGCCGGTGTGATGCTGTGGTGGATGAGCAGCAAGGCGGGCGGCTTCGGCCCGCTGCTCGACCAGCCCTCCAAGCTGGGCTGGGGCGGCGAATTCTGGAAACTGTTCTGGCCCTCGCTGATGGGCATGATCGGCTTCTGGTCCACGCTGTCGCTGAACATCCCCGACTTCACCCGCTACGGCAAGAGTCAGAAGGCGCAGACCTGGGGGCAGGCGCTCGGCCTGCCGACCACGATGACGCTCTTCGCCTTCCTGTCGGTCATGGTCACCTCGGGTTCGCAGGCCGTGTACGGCAAGGCGATCTGGGACCCGGTACAGCTGGCCGCCAAGACGGACAACGTCGCCGGCATCCTCTTCGCCCTGGTCACCGTGCTGGTCGCGACCCTGTCCGTGAACATCGCGGCCAACCTGGTCTCGCCGGCCTTCGACTTCTCCAACATCGCGCCCAGGAAGATCAACTTCCGCGCCGGCGCGCTCGCCACCTGCGTCCTCGGCGTGCTGATCTTCCCCTGGAAGCTGTACTCCGACCCGCAGGGCTACATCTTCACCTGGCTCGGCCTGGTCGGCGGTCTGCTCGGCACGGTCGCCGGCATCCTCATCGCCGACTACTGGATCCTGCGCCGTACCAAGCTCGACCTCGCCGACCTGTACCGCACGGGCGGCCGCTACTGGTACGACGGCGGCTGGAACTGGCGCGCCGTCGTCGCCTTCGTCACCGGCGGCGTCCTGGCCATCGGCGGCGCCGACTTCCACCCGCTGATCGACGGCCGGCCCATTCCGGCGCTGGAGTCGCTGGCCGACTACGGTTGGGCGGTCGGACTCGGTACGTCGATGGTTCTGTACGTGGTGCTGATGCTGCTGCGGGGCAAGGAGAAGGCCACTGTCTGA